TTTAATGACTATGCACTCAGCAAAAGGGTTAGAGTTCCCAGTTGTCTTTATTGTTGGCTTAGAGGAAGGGATATTCCCGCATACTCGTTCTCTTATGGAAGAGGATGAAATGCAAGAAGAGCGTCGTCTTGCCTATGTAGGTATTACTCGTGCAGAGGAAGAATTATATTTATCCAATGCGCAAATGCGTACTTTATTTGGTAGAACAAGTATGAATGCAGCATCCCGATTTATTACAGAAATCCCGGCAGAACTAGTAGAACCATTAAATGAAACAGCACCGAAGCGTGAAACTTCGTTTGGTGCAAAAGGAAGAACGACAAGCGCAACGACAACACGTTCTCGCTCAGCTTTCGTGCGTCCGGCTGTTAAGACGACAGGTGGCGAGCAAATTGGATGGGCAGTAGGCGATAAAGCTTCCCACCAAAAATGGGGAGTCGGTACAGTTGTAAGTGTGAAAGGTGAAGGTGATGCAAAGGAATTAGATATTGCGTTCCCAAGCCCAATTGGTGTTAAACGTTTATTAGCAAAATTTGCACCTGTGACGAAACAATAGGAAAGGACTGAGGATATGTCAAAAGAGATAACCAAAAAACGTATAGAAGAACTGCGTGATTTGTTAAATACATTTAACTATCAATATCACGTATTAGACAATCCTTCTGTTTCTGATGCGGAATATGACCGTGATATGCAGGAGCTTATGAAATTAGAAGCAGAGAACCCTGAATTTGTAACGGAAGACTCCCCCTCTATTCGAGTTGGGGGAGCTGTACTTGATATATTTGAAAAGGTAACGCATAAATCACCGATGTTAAGTTTAGGTAACGCATTTAATGAAGGAGATTTGCGTGATTTTGACCGAAGAGTACGTCAAGGAATTGATGATACGAATGTAAGATATATATGCGAATTAAAAATTGACGGACTTGCTGTTTCACTTCATTATGAAAAAGGACGCTTTATTCAAGGTGCAACACGTGGTGATGGTGTAACGGGTGAAGATATTACCCAGAACTTGAAAACGATTAAAGCGATTCCACTTCGATTAAATGAAGAAGTAACGTTAGAAGCGCGAGGCGAGGCTTATATGCCGAAGCGTTCATTCGTTAAATTAAATGAGGAAAAAGAGCAAAATGGTGAAGATGTATTTGCGAATCCACGTAATGCGGCAGCAGGATCGATACGCCAACTTGATCCGAAAATTGCAGCGAAGCGTAACTTATCTATGTTTGTGTATGGTCTTGCTAATGTAGAAGAAAAAACAATTCCATCCCACAGTGAATCGCTGGATTTCTTAGGTGAGCTTGGATTTAAGACGAATCCAAATCGTCGTACATGTGAAACAATTGAGGATGTAATAACGTATGTAGCAGAGTGGCAAGAAAAACGTCCGCATCTTGATTATGAGATTGATGGAATCGTTATAAAAGTAGACGATGTTGCTATTCAAGAAAGCTTAGGAACTACAGCAAAGAGTCCAAGATGGGCAATAGCTTATAAATTCCCAGCTGAAGAAGTTTTGACGAGATTAACAGGGATTGAATTAAGTGTCGGCCGCACAGGGGTTGTAACACCAACTGCGGAGCTCGAGCCAGTTAGAGTGGCTGGTACTATCGTTCGTCGTGCTTCTTTACATAACGAAGATTTAATTCGTGAAAAGGATATTCGAATTGGTGACTACGTTGTTGTGAAAAAGGCTGGCGATATCATTCCTGAAGTTGTGAACGTTATTTTTGATAAGCGTACTGGTGAGGAAGAAGAATATCATATGCCAACGCATTGTCCAGCATGTGAGAGTGAACTTGTTCGTTTAGAAGAAGAAGTAGCACTTCGATGTATAAATCCGACTTGTCCAGCTCAAATTCGTGAAGGATTAATCCATTTCGTTTCAAGAAATGCAATGAATATTGATGGACTTGGAGAACGTGTAATTACACAACTCTTTGATGCGGATTATATTCGTACGTTTGCTGATTTATATTCATTGACGAAAGAGCAATTATTACAACTAGAACGTTTCGGTGAAAAATCAGCAACAAATTTAGTACAAGCAATTGAGAATTCTAAGGAAAACTCATTAGAGCGATTATTATTCGGTCTTGGTATTCGCCACGTCGGTGCGAAAGCCGCACGTACATTTGCTGAGCATTTCGAAACGATGGATGAGCTTGTGAAAGCAACGGAAGAAGAACTAAAAACAATTAACGAGATTGGTGAAAAAATGGCTCAATCCGTTGTAACGTATTTCGATAATGAAGACGTATTAGAGCTATTACAACAATTTAAAGAGTATGGCGTGAACATGGCATACAAAGGTATAAAAGTTACTGATCTACAAAATGTTGAATCGTACTTTGCAGGAAAAACTGTCGTCTTAACAGGGAAATTAGAAGTTATGGGACGCAGTGAAGCAAAGAAGAAGATTGAGGCATTAGGTGGAAAAGTAACAGGAAGTGTTAGTAAAAGTACGGATTTAGTTGTTGCTGGTGAAGCTGCTGGTTCGAAATTAGTGCAAGCAGAGAAGCACAATGTTGAAGTTTGGAATGAAGAGAGGTTCTTACAAGAGCTGAATAAGTAAGAGGTGCAAACTTACGATGAAAAAAATAGCGTTAGCGGTATTAAGTCTTAGCCTACTTGTAAGTGGGTGTAGTATGGGTTCCAATAAAGATGAAAAAGCAGTTGAGAAATCGGGGAAAGCGAAAGAACAAGCAGTTATCCCGAAATACTCCATTTCGGATGAATATTATAAGACAACGGTTCCGTTTGATCCAGGTAAAGCACGTGGTTTAGTTGTACAAGGTTTAAATAGTCGTCTAGATATAGATGAATTTGAAACAGGACTAATGCGC
This Bacillus mycoides DNA region includes the following protein-coding sequences:
- the ligA gene encoding NAD-dependent DNA ligase LigA — protein: MSKEITKKRIEELRDLLNTFNYQYHVLDNPSVSDAEYDRDMQELMKLEAENPEFVTEDSPSIRVGGAVLDIFEKVTHKSPMLSLGNAFNEGDLRDFDRRVRQGIDDTNVRYICELKIDGLAVSLHYEKGRFIQGATRGDGVTGEDITQNLKTIKAIPLRLNEEVTLEARGEAYMPKRSFVKLNEEKEQNGEDVFANPRNAAAGSIRQLDPKIAAKRNLSMFVYGLANVEEKTIPSHSESLDFLGELGFKTNPNRRTCETIEDVITYVAEWQEKRPHLDYEIDGIVIKVDDVAIQESLGTTAKSPRWAIAYKFPAEEVLTRLTGIELSVGRTGVVTPTAELEPVRVAGTIVRRASLHNEDLIREKDIRIGDYVVVKKAGDIIPEVVNVIFDKRTGEEEEYHMPTHCPACESELVRLEEEVALRCINPTCPAQIREGLIHFVSRNAMNIDGLGERVITQLFDADYIRTFADLYSLTKEQLLQLERFGEKSATNLVQAIENSKENSLERLLFGLGIRHVGAKAARTFAEHFETMDELVKATEEELKTINEIGEKMAQSVVTYFDNEDVLELLQQFKEYGVNMAYKGIKVTDLQNVESYFAGKTVVLTGKLEVMGRSEAKKKIEALGGKVTGSVSKSTDLVVAGEAAGSKLVQAEKHNVEVWNEERFLQELNK